Part of the Variovorax sp. PAMC 28711 genome is shown below.
GCGACGGCAACCTGCATCCGCTGGTGCTGTTCGATGCGAACGACCCCGACGAGCTGCACCGCTGCGAGCTTTTCGGCGCGGACATTCTCGAGACCAGCGTCGCGATGGGCGGCACCGTGTCGGGCGAACATGGCGTGGGTGTGGAGAAGCTCAACAGCATGTGCGTGCAGTTCACCGCAGCCGAGAACGAGATGATGTTCGGCGTGAAGCGCGCGTTCGATCCTGCCGGCCTGCTCAATCCCGGCAAGGTGATCCCGACGCTGCAACGCTGCGCCGAGTACGGCAAGCAGGTCTTTCGCGCCGGCAAGACCCTGCCCTTTTCCGACCTGCCACGGTTCTGATGAGCGGCTTGCGTGGCCTCGCCTGGTTGCTGGTGTTCCAGTCGCTCGGCGAAGTGTTCTCGCGCGGCCTGTCGCTGCCACTGCCTGGCCCCGTGCTTGGGCTCATGTTGATGCTGGTCGGCCTGCGCTTCGAACTCGTGCGCGGGCCGGTCGGCGAGTGCGCGGGCTTCCTGCTGCAGCATCTTTCGCTGCTTTTCATTCCGGTGGGTGTCGGCGTGATGACGCACCTCGCGCTGCTGAGCCAGTATGGCGGCCGCATGCTGTTCGTCATCGCGCTGTCGACCTGGATCGGTCTGGCCGTGACGGCGCTGGTGCTCTATTGGCCCGACCGCAAGAAGGCGCGTGCCTGATGCCGCGCTTCGTCGAACTCTGGATCTATCTTTCCGCGACGCCGCTGTTCGGCCTCACGGCCACGCTCGTCGTGTACCTGCTCGCGCAGGCAGCCTACAGCAAACTCGACAACGCACCCTGGGCGAACCCGGTGCTGTGGTCGGTGGTCGTCATCGCGGGCGGCCTGCTGGTGACGGGTGTCGACTATCCGACCTACTTTGCAGGCGCGCAGTTCATCCACTTCCTGCTCGGCCCCGCGGTGGTCGCGTTGGCCTGGCCGCTGTGGCAGCGTCGCGCGGAACTGAAGGCGCGCTACGGCCGGCTGCTGCTTGCCGCGTTACTCGGTGGCGCAGCGGCCAGCGGTTCGGCGTTGCTGCTCGGCTGGGCCGTCGGCCTGCCGCACGACGTGGTGGTGTCGCTGGCG
Proteins encoded:
- a CDS encoding CidA/LrgA family protein — encoded protein: MSGLRGLAWLLVFQSLGEVFSRGLSLPLPGPVLGLMLMLVGLRFELVRGPVGECAGFLLQHLSLLFIPVGVGVMTHLALLSQYGGRMLFVIALSTWIGLAVTALVLYWPDRKKARA
- a CDS encoding LrgB family protein; the protein is MPRFVELWIYLSATPLFGLTATLVVYLLAQAAYSKLDNAPWANPVLWSVVVIAGGLLVTGVDYPTYFAGAQFIHFLLGPAVVALAWPLWQRRAELKARYGRLLLAALLGGAAASGSALLLGWAVGLPHDVVVSLAPKSVTAPVAMGIAEKIGGIPALSAVFAVLTGMIGALSGKYLFDALRIGTDPTGMAARGFALGTSAHGIGAARALHVDADAGAYAGLALGMQVVLAALLMPLVFRLL